CCCGAAGCCGGCGCAGCCGCCGGCGTCGCCCCAGTCGTCCACGGCCCCGAGCTACGTGAACGAGTACGTCAGCCTGAGAAGCGGCAGCGCCCTCTCCTGCGCCAACTCGTCGAGCGCGTCCGACGCGGAGCTCTTCCTCAAGTTCGGCAAGGCGATATCGCAGAACACAGAGTAGACTGACCTGAGCTGCCATGGTAGCATTTTCGCTAACTGTTTTCGTCAAAGATAGCAGAGGGGGACACTGGGTTTGGGGATATGTTCGATTCATTGTAAATATGCTGCAGCTCATTCTGCTTTCATCAGTTAGTTATATCTCTTCTTTTCGCCTTCCCTTTTGCGACCACTGTTGGGCTGGGATCATAATATGAGCTGTGCTAAAACAGAAAGGGTGTTTATTCTGCTAAAACGAAATACAGTTGGGTAAAAGTTCTGATAATGCTTCTGCACTCTGTCGAGATCGCCGGCGTTGCCCACACGCCAGCTCATGCCACTCGTTACTGCTAGATAAGTAGCCACGGCATGGCCGTTAGACGGTGGTGCCGAGGAATTCCCACTCTTTGCAGTAAAATCTACGTACTCCTTTCTGTCATTGTGTGCGAGCGATGattgatactccctccgttcctgtATAAATCCGTGTAGAGATTTCAttatggactacatacagagcaaaatgaatgaatctacacattaaaatgcatctatatacgtccgtatgtggttcataatGAGTACATGCGGCCAAAGCTTATCTCTCTGCCAGCCTCCCACGCAAGCCGACTTGCCTAATGCCTCGTGACCTGCCGGCGCAGAAGAGAGTAATGCGCTGCGGATCAGATGCCATTGCTACTGGTGTGAGGAGCACGCACTGGGCCTGCTGCTGCCCGCGGTGCCAAGGGAACGTACGCGGGCCGCCACCGCCAGCCAGAGAACGCGCGTTGCGTAGCTCACAACCAATCGATTCTGACTTGGAGCAACGAAGGGAGTCCTATACAATCAGCGGGATCAAAAACTGCGGGGACCCTCAGCGCCAAGGTTCAGGAATCAGGAACCTTTCCTCACCACCAGCAGCGTTCCAGACAAACGACTTTGCTCAACACAACGAGAAAACCACATTGGATGGCTGTTTCGACTTCCATTCAAACCAACACCTTGGAAGCAACATAAGACTTTGTTCCTAATTTTGCCAGATGATCGTTTCACGTCCGCCTCCAAACTGAGTGATCAGAAAACCCAACCAACCAAACTccgcaactcaaccaaccacacAGTTCAAGAACCTTCTGTTACCACTGATCACATGAAGAAGGCCCTATGTTTTCACGGATGAAGCTAGATGCCCAATTGCCCCTCCGTCGAGGGCTCCCTCTTCTTGTCCGGGCAGAAGACAAAGAACGCGGCGGCACCTGGAATGAGGACGTAGGACAATCTCTTGTGGAACTGCTCGCTACGCTCTAAGCTGCAGGTTAAGAAAGACCACACAACCTGAATATCATAGCATTACATGTGTGCATGCGTATCGTGCATGAAGAAAAAACGAGTTGCTTGCTTTACCGTCTCTCATGTTCTAGCAGAGTACCAATATCCTTCTCCATCACACACAAGTTCTCATTAAGCTTCTCCAGGGCCGCCTCCGTGCGCATGTGGGCCACGCAGCACGCCTGGATACAAATGAAACTTACACATAAGAGAGCATGCAATGTATCTTATTTGAGTGCCAAAAAATCGCTATATGTTTGCATTCTCAACATTAGCACAGCGCCTCATTACTGAACCATACGGATGTCAGACACACTGAGAATACTTGCAGTGCCCCATTAGCCTTGCTAGCTGCTACAGGGAAGAGTACAGAGCACAACATCAGGCAACAGACAACTATGAGTGGTACCAATAGAAGGCTCAATCCTTATGAAGAAGCTAGTTCTATTACACCAAGCTAAGTCAGTACACGGTACCAAGGGAAGGATCAAACCATATACTTATTTGTTATACCTATTGGTCAAACCGTCAAAGCATCCAGTGTGAAGAGCACAAGAGCAGTGGACGTATAGTATACTAAGAGAACAAAAGAGCTTAAAATTGAAAGTTTACTAATCACACCAAGCTGTCAAgcaaataataatgccatttctGTCGAACCAACATGTCATAACTCTATATGAAAGAGCATTTGCAAAAGGGATATTACCAGTGAGCATGTCAAAACTGATGTCATTGCAAACTAAAGCGGTTGAAGGATACTACCTTTTCCCCTTAACAACATGGAAAGCAACTCCCACCCAAGCAATACAAGCTCTCCTAGAGGAATTTCAAGATGTCTTGCTGAACCAACATGATTGCCTACTGTCTGACAATTTGATCATGCAATTCCTCTAAAAAAGGGTGCAGAATCACCTATGTTGAGACCTTATAGTGTCTCACATCAACAAAAAGGAGAAATGGAAAAACAAGTTAAACAGCTGTTGGCTTCCTCAATTGTAAGACCTAGTGACATATGCGGCGCCTGCACTACTGGTTAGAAAGAAGGACTGTAAGTGGAGATTGTGTACTGATTTTAAGAAACTTAATGACCAAACTGTGAAAAACAAATTTCCTATACCCATCATAGAAGATCTTCTGGATGAACTGCATGGAGCTACTTGTTTCTCCAAGCTGGACTTGAGATCAGGGTACCAAATTAGGATGAGGGAGGAAGATGTGCACAAAACTACACCAAGCTAAGTTGGTACCAAGGTACCAAGGGAAGGATCAAACTATATACTTGTTATACCTATTGGTCAAACAGTCAAAGCATCCAGTGTGTGGAGCACAAGAGCAGTGGAAGCATAGTAGTATAATAAGAGAACAAAAGAGCTCAGATTGACAGTTTACTAATCACACCAAGCTGTCAAGCAAATAATAGTGCCATTTCTGTCGAACCAACATGCCAAGCATCCACGCTTACTGTGCTCCTTCCTGTAAGAGCTTACGATTTTTTTCCTACAAACAGGCCAACACAATGGTGATTCACTGATTCTAACCATGCAGGTTGTCGTATCGTATCTTGTTGGAAAAATTCCCTGCATTTTTCAACCTTGCAGCAACATGTATCACATATATGGGTATCCAAACTACTAATTTGACCCAAGAGATACACCATGCGCATCCGTGTTCACCATAGCACTGAAACCCAGGGAATGCTATGCTACAATCAAACAGAGGAATATTCCGAAGCTCAAACAACTTAAAATTACGTGCTGGATGTCTACAATTTGGATCATACCTACATGGCTCCATGAAACTGAACACGATTGAGTGCACCTGTGATTTTAAGCGAGGGGGGATGTTTTCTTCCACAGCGGAAGCTAGGGATTGGGTGGTGAGCGTGGATTCGCCCAATCCACCGGCGGATCCCTTCCCCTAGGGGATTCTAAACCCAAATGCCAAACAAACCCTAAGGGGCGATTCGCGGAGCGGTGGAAGCTACCTTGGGTtcgacgacccccccccccccccccccccccccagccccaGAACTGAGGAAGCGGGGGCCCTCGACGGAGGACTGGCCGGGGCGCCGGGGGAAGGTCCACGCCCGCGGGTTCGATCGGCGGAGGATGGCGGCGGAGGAGCGGAGCAGCGGGGAAGCCATCGGAGTGGCCGGAGGATCGAAGTCGGCGCCGCGGCGTAGGAGCGACCAACGGGGAAATGACCGACTCCTGAATGCTTCCAGAACCTGGGCCACACCCAAAAGCTGGAGGTCCGCGCACCCTCGCATATAATGGGCCGGGCTGTTTAGTCCTTTCCTCTTTTCCTTTTACGATTTCTGttatgttttctttttctttttcttttcctttttcataatttttttgtTGGGGGAATTTTGCACATATACATCCTCTCATTTTCCATACCTCCCACATGGTCTGTTGATCTGATCAATACTCAGATGACTAACCGTCTTTCGAATGACTTTGAAAGCCACATGAAAATTCACCTAGCTAACTCGCACATAGTTGTCATGACAAAAGAACTTGGAGGTTTAGGCATCCAAAATATCCAAGATTTGAAAATTCTAAATATACTAAATCTAGCCAGGTTTAATTTACCCTGTTTTTCTGACTTTTTCTTATCAGTGAAAAACCGGCCAATCAGGACGCGACACGTTTATTATTGGGGACCTGGCGGGGTACACGTTTGTGTGCAGCTAGCAATTGTCTGTAGGATTTCTATTTTAGTTCGCCATTGGCTTGCATGCGCATGCACGACTGGGTAGTTCACATTGGTTGCATGCATGATCTGCAGCCACAAGTCGATTTGAGTACGTTTCTCTTGGCGTTTTCTAGTTGGCCGTGCATGCTTCTTCTTTTGTTGCCGCTTTGCTTTCTCCTTCTTCGATGCTGccgtggcggttggggacgagcaatggtctttttctaccaatctatccctctaggagcatgcgcgtagtgcttagttttgatgacttgtagatttttgcaataagtatgtgagttctttatgactaatgttgagtcatggattatacgcactctcacccttccatcattgctagcctcttcggtaccgtgtattgccctttctcacctcgagagttggtgcaaacttcgctggtgcatccaaaccccgtgatatgatacgctctatcacacataagcctccttatatcttcctcaaaacagccaccatacctacctattatggcattttcatagctattcgagatatattgccatgcaacttaccaccgttccatttattatgacacgctctatcattgtcatattgctttgcattatcatgtagttgacatcgtatttgtggcaaagccaccttcataattctttcatacatgtagctcttgattcattgcatatcccggtacaccgccggaggcattcacatagagtcatattttgttctaagtatcgagttgtaaataaatagaagtgtgataattttcattattagagcattgtcccatgtgagaaaaggatgatggagactatgattcccccacaagtcgggatgagactctggacgaaaaaagagaggccaaagaagcccaaataaaaaaagaggccaaagaagctcaaacaaaaaaaagagagaaaaagagagaagggacaatgttactatcattttttccacacttgtgcttcaaaatagcaccatgatcttcatgataaagagtttcttattttgtcactttcatatactagtgggaatttttcattatagaacttggcttgtatattccaatgatgggcttcctcaaaatgccctaggtcttcgtgagcaagcaagttggatgcacacccacttagtttcttttgatgagctttcatatatttatagctctagtgcatctgttgcatggcaatccctactcctcgcattgacatcaattgatgggcatctccatagcccgttgattagccgcgtcaatgtgagactttctccttttttgtcttctcacgtaacccccatcatcatatgctattccacccatagtgctatgtccatggcttgcactcatatattgcgtaaaagttgaaagagtttgaaaaggctaagtatgaaacaattgcttggcttgtcatcggggttgtgcatgatgggagcattttgtgtgacgaaaatgaagcatggccaaactatatgattttgtagggataaactttctttggctatgttattttaataagacataattgcttggttagcatgcttgaagtattactatttttatgtcaatattaaaattttgtctagaatcttttggacctaaacattcatgccacagtaaagagaattacattgaaaattatgttaggtagcattccacatcaaaaattctgttttttatcatttacctactcgaggacgagcaggaattaagcttggggatgcttgatacgtctccaacgtatctataatttttgattgttccatgctattatattatctgttttggatgtttaatgggctttattatgctcttttatattatttttgggactaacctattaaccgaaggcccagtgcaaattgctgtttttttgcctatttcagtgtttcgcagaaaaggaatatcaaacggaatccaaacggaacgaaaccttcgcgaggatcttttttggaacaaacacaattcAGGAGACTTgaagtggaagtcaaggaagcaacaaggcggccacgaggcaggagggcgcgccccccaccctcgtggggccctcgtagctccaccgacctacttctttcgcctatatatactcttataccctgaaaacatccaggggagccacggaaccacttttccaccgccgcaaccttctgtacccatgagatcccatctgggggccttttccggcgatctgccggagggggattcgatcacggagggcttctacatcaacagcatagcctctccgatgatgtgtgagtagtttaccacagaccttcgggtccatagttattagctagaaggcttcttctctctctttggatctcaatacaaagttctcctcgatgttcttggagatctattcgatgtaatactcttttgcggtgtgtttgccgagatccaatgaattgtgggtttatgaacttgattatctatgaatattatttggttcttctccgaattcttatatgcatgatttgatatctttacaagtctcttcgaattatcggtttagtttggcctactagattgatctttcttgcaataggagaagtgcttagctttgggttcaatcttgtagtgtcctttcccagtgacagcaggggcagcaaggcacgtattgtattgttgccatcgaggataaaaagatgggatttatatcatattgcttgagtttatccctctacatcatgtcatcttgcctaatgcgttactccgttcttatgaagttaatactctagatgcatgctggatagcggtcgatgtgtggagtaatagtggtagatgcagaatcgtttcggtctacttgacacggacgtgatgcctatattcatgatcattgccttagatatcatcataactatgcacttttctatcaattgctcggcagtaatttgttcacccaccgtatatatgctatcttgagataagtcactagtgaaacctatggcccccgggtctattttacatcatattagtttattatcaacttgccaatttctgttgccgtttattttgcaatctttaccttccaatctatacaacaaaaataccaaaaatatttatcttattatctttatcagatctcacttttgcaagtggccgtgaagggattgacaacccctttatcgcgttggttgcaaggttcttgattgtttgtgcaggtactaggtgactcacgtgtagtctcctactggattgataccttggttctcaaaaactgagggaaatacttaggctactttgctgcatcaccatttcctcttcaagggaaaaccaacgcatgctcaagaggtagcatgatacgtctccaacgtatctataacttttgattgttccatgctattatattatctgttttggatgtttaatgggctttattatgcacttttatattatttttgggactaacctattaaccgaaggcccagtgcaaattgctgtttttttgcctatttcagtgtttcgcagaaaaggaatatgaaatggaatccaaacggaatgaaaccttcacgaggatcgtttttggaacaaacgcaatccaggagacttggagtggacgtcaaggaagcaacgaggcagccacgaggtaggagggcgcccccaggggggtaggcgcacccccaccctcgtggctccaccgacctacttctttcgcctatatatactcatataccctgaaaacatcgaggagcaccacgaaaccctatttccaccgccgcaaccttctgtacccgtgagatcccctcttggggcctttttcggtgctccgtcggagggggaatcgttcacggagggcttctaaatcaacaccatagcctatccgatgatgtgtgagtagtttaccacagaccttcgggtccatagttattagctagatggcttcttctctctctttggatctcaatacaaagttctcctcgatcttcttggagatatatttgatgtaattctttttgcggtgtgtttgtcgagatccgatgaattgtgggtttatgatcaagattatctatgaacaatatttgattcttctctgaattcttatatgcatgatttaatatctttgcaagtctcttcgaattatcagtttggtttggcctactagattgatctttcttgcaatgggagaagtgcttgggttcaatcttgcggtgtcctttcccagtgacagcaggggcaacaaggcacgtattgtattgttgccatcgaggataaaaagatggggtttatatcatattgcttgagtttatccctctacatcatgtcatcttgcctaatgcgttactctgtttttatgaacttaatactctagatgcatgctggatagcggctgatgtgtggagtaatagttgtagatgcagaatcgtttcggtctacttgtcacggacgtgatgcctatatacatgatcatgcctagatattctcataactatgcgcttttctatcaattgctcggcagtaatttgttcacccaccgtaatatatgctattatgagagaagccactagtgaaacctatggcccccggttctattttacatcatattattttcctatcaatttgctatttttaccgccgtttattttgcaatctttactttccgatctatacaacaaaaataccaaaaatatttatcttattaccTTTATCacatctcacttttgcaagtggccgtgaagggattgaaaacccctttatcatgttggttgcaaggttcttgattgtttgtgcaggtacgagggatttgcgtgtagtctcctactggattgatacattggttctcaaaaattgagggaaatacttacgctactttgctgcatcaccctttcctcttcaagggaaaaccaacgcatgctcaagaggtagcaagaaggatttctggcgccgttgctggggaggtctacgcacaagtcaagacataccaagtacccatcacaaactcttctccctcgcattacattatttgccatttgcctctcgttttcctctcccccacttcacctttgccgttttatttgccctctttttccgtccgtctcttttcgcttgcttcttgtgtttCCGTGTGTTAGATCATTTGTTTCatcgtcatggctagtccttctatcattgttagtactcccgatcaagaagttcttaattttaaacaaagggagggagaaaatctaaaagatgcttggcatagaatttgcaatgctcagaatagatctattaggaagcaatctactttcgttcttcttcacaatttttatgtaggcatcactccttggaacacATATATTTTTGATACCATTATcagagggaatttcttgggtagccatacttttgattcttataatgttatgttagatttgtttggcccgccacctcttttggttaatggaactattttaactttggaacatgtgatgcaaaggctggaaattattgaaaataaagttgccactgtagagttgattcaaaatttggataaaaagatccacaaccaaattacccaatacggatctaaggtaggagttactctcaattttttttaaagaaaaggaatccatagttaacgaaaagatagatcaagattccacaagaattgataaacttgaggatattattaccaacttagggtctgccttttcttCCGTGAAAAATACCCCAAATCCTTCTACTACTAAAGTTGCCAAGTTTATGTATGTGCCTAAAAATAaaggtgaatcttctagtaaggaaaatgtggatctcaaatcaataagtgttcaccccaactttttcgctatcattaaggaaccttttgctaaaaatgaatttcttgatttcttgcctagtTTGATCATTAATAAAAAGAAGGAAACTCTTAAGGGTTATAAGTGTTTTGTTGAAGAATTGCcaaccaaagatgataatacctagatctattcttgcttttatgcctagctaggggcgttaaacgatagcgcttgttgggaggcaacccaattttatttttgtttctgtttagtaataaataattcatctagattctgtttagatgtggttttatgctttaaattagtgtttgtgccaagtagaaccttcgggaagacttgggtgaagtctttatgatcttgctgtaaaaaacagaaactttagcgctcacgagtgttgtttgcttattttgatgaatctatggctagtatcggggggtatgaaccatagagaagttggaatacagtaggtttaacaccaatataaataaataatgagttcattacaatatcttaaagtggtgatttgttttcttatactaacggagctcatgagattttctgttgagttttgtgttgtgaagttttcaagttttgggtaaagatttgatggattttggaataaggagtggcaagagcctaagcttggggattaccaaggcaccccaaggtaaaattcaaggacaaccaaaagcctaagcttggggatgccccggaaggcatcccctctttcgtcttcgtccatcggtaactttacttgaggctatatttttattcaccacatgttatgtgttttgcttggagcatcttgtatgatttgagtctttgcttgttagtttaccgcaatcatccttgctgtacacaccttttggagagacacacataaatcggaatt
The sequence above is a segment of the Aegilops tauschii subsp. strangulata cultivar AL8/78 chromosome 6, Aet v6.0, whole genome shotgun sequence genome. Coding sequences within it:
- the LOC109740980 gene encoding uncharacterized protein — its product is MASPLLRSSAAILRRSNPRAWTFPRRPGQSSVEGPRFLSSGAGGGGGGGGVVEPKACCVAHMRTEAALEKLNENLCVMEKDIGTLLEHERRLERSEQFHKRLSYVLIPGAAAFFVFCPDKKREPSTEGQLGI